A portion of the Phyllopteryx taeniolatus isolate TA_2022b chromosome 15, UOR_Ptae_1.2, whole genome shotgun sequence genome contains these proteins:
- the LOC133465105 gene encoding KN motif and ankyrin repeat domain-containing protein 1-like: protein MTGVLNYLVTDYGRQLDFSKSLQNTVNIKRLSLKRRPRAADGNAEKTQSGISSGQWHSAESLSSFSNDDTRLLGRPPLPPPHGSTADKHSSRNDGPDRSGELKSSPAARAPSLQKQNPLLEQTIAEQHLHLEQESTSNSLGIRRRLASFGGVSSPGSLSRFTGLGAYDDNNKGGKASGISSDTDGRLGSSLGGRGSTGCLRSSPQGSGRSTPVSSLGPTQLLNVRDQMVVALEKLRELEEQVKIIPLLKVKISVLQEEKRQLASQLKIQYKEGSTEEELQVKEKRDGYDFNDRDEEMLALERAIKTGHYPTWQGRSRCHGNDKTLEEEAMNEHSHTSIAPQVQLGRSLELEAEIQTQQQVIAALTQKTVHLEAHLKESSLQAEMSRLKLELQAAEARNRVDKASSARPSTASCSTEARPDTKSQGVGNHTELKDAGTGDAIQVKSVAVSCCGPELKNVCIGPDLAMSRWEVRERAETREKGVGVHVSTNSQGVGVEVKLNDAESNTQVPWRNLARKEVKSVACGDCSVDVIIRQAKATVSRGVATDPVKGLALGLVASSQTTSQRTNTAFSSVSRFTNTRQAISMDSGANTVLRSQNKHTNTTKVAATRTASVGNRAKDVKCILKTRTVGVGTSPLEENVPQPNTRDFGVGFTSIHENFLVGLKTQNMASGPSHLPDPVKTRSIGVGEGKIRDLSGSNGAAGQQIASSQCNSEVDSRVEKIPAVLKSCSGPQTEGFAERKTSSSQSASNKDAPQGGPLDSVDREIQLPADSCKSCQQGGCDSEVKRMIQLLEQQTSSAVRDGSTPFGVPRKAMKKENGEQGCSNTRKNLRFMKAASGLNPPHKLPAADNPDEAPVDVTPARRLRGVIASKAAKGSAKSQITKRCKFSEKMMSACQALKTHLSDGKRLPSRELRDCLQTVQQEWFSVSSPKSASVESVEDYLSGFRVISPSLLRHVANMADGNGNTALHYSVSHSNFGVVQKLLDADVCDANKQNKAGYTPIMLAALAAVDRAEDMSVVEQLFNRGHVNAKAGQAGQTALMLAVSHGRVEMVRALLARGAVVNAQDDEGSTALMCASEHGHAAMVKLLLDQPDCDAELTDSDDSTALSIALEAGHNDIAVLLYAHANFSKGHSEAPHCGRS from the exons ATGACAG GTGTTCTTAACTACCTGGTGACTGACTACGGTCGTCAACTGGATTTCTCCAAGAGTCTCCAAAACACTGTCAACATTAAGCGACTAAGCCTCAAGAGGAGGCCTCGAGCGGCCGACGGCAATGCGGAAAAAACGCAAAGCGGCATTTCATCGGGCCAGTGGCATTCTGCGGAGTCCCTGTCATCCTTCAGCAATGATGACACAAGACTCCTGGGTCGACCTCCACTTCCTCCACCGCATGGATCCACGGCCGATAAACATTCTTCCAGAAATGACGGACCGGATCGCAGTGGTGAATTAAAGTCCTCGCCGGCTGCGAGAGCTCCttctttgcaaaaacaaaacccttTGTTGGAGCAGACCATTGCTGAGCAACACCTACATTTGGAGCAGGAGTCAACAAGCAACTCTCTTGGTATCCGCCGCCGACTGGCCAGCTTTGGTGGCGTGAGCTCCCCTggttctctctctcgcttcacCGGTTTGGGTGCTtatgacgacaacaacaagggTGGCAAGGCTTCTGGCATCAGCAGCGATACGGATGGACGCCTTGGCTCCTCCCTGGGAGGCAGAGGCAGCACAGGCTGCCTCCGGTCGAGCCCTCAGGGATCCGGAAGAAGCACGCCGGTTTCGAGTCTCGGCCCCACGCAACTTCTGAATGTCCGTGATCAAATGGTAGTGGCTCTGGAGAAGCTGAGGGAGCTGGAGGAGCAGGTGAAGATCATCCCCTTGCTCAAGGTGAAAATATCAGTCCTTCAGGAGGAAAAGAGGCAACTGGCCTCTCAACTCAAGATCCAGTATAAGGAGGGGAGTACCGAGGAAGAACTCCAAGTCAAAGAAAAGAGGGACGGCTATGACTTCAACGACAGAGATGAGGAGATGTTGGCACTGGAAAGAGCCATTAAGACTGGACATTATCCAACATGGCAAGGAAGAAGCCGTTGCCATGGGAATGACAAGACACTTGAGGAAGAAGCCATGAATGAACACAGTCATACATCCATTGCACCGCAAGTTCAACTTGGACGCAGCCTGGAATTAgaagcagagattcaaacccaacaACAAGTTATCGCTGCCCTGACGCAGAAAACCGTTCACTTGGAAGCCCATTTGAAAGAATCCTCTCTCCAGGCTGAGATGAGCCGTCTGAAACTGGAGCTTCAAGCTGCGGAAGCTAGAAACCGAGTGGACAAAGCCTCCTCCGCCAGGCCGTCCACTGCCAGCTGCAGCACCGAGGCGAGGCCTGACACCAAAAGCCAAGGGGTCGGCAACCACACTGAGCTCAAAGATGCCGGCACGGGGGATGCTATACAGGTGAAGAGCGTGGCTGTATCGTGTTGTGGCCCCGAGTTGAAGAATGTCTGCATTGGCCCAGATCTCGCAATGAGCCGCTGGGAGGTTAGAGAGCGAGCGGAAACCAGAGAGAAGGGCGTGGGGGTCCACGTTTCGACTAACTCCCAAGGAGTCGGAGTGGAAGTGAAGCTAAACGATGCAGAAAGCAACACGCAGGTACCGTGGCGGAATTTGGCGCGTAAAGAAGTCAAGTCAGTCGCATGCGGCGACTGTTCTGTGGATGTAATCATCCGCCAGGCAAAGGCCACGGTTTCTCGGGGCGTGGCAACAGATCCGGTCAAAGGGTTAGCTCTTGGACTCGTGGCGTCGTCTCAGACAACGTCCCAGCGTACCAACACTGCATTCAGCTCCGTGTCTCGTTTCACAAACACAAGACAAGCCATCAGCATGGACTCCGGCGCAAACACCGTCCTCAGAAGCCAAAACAAGCACACCAACACTACCAAGGTCGCTGCGACCAGGACAGCATCAGTCGGCAACAGGGCCAAAGACGTCAAGTGCATCCTGAAGACACGCACAGTTGGTGTGGGAACCAGCCCCCTGGAAGAAAATGTCCCTCAACCAAATACCAGAGACTTCGGTGTTGGATTCACAAGCATTCATGAGAACTTCCTGGTCGGCCTCAAAACCCAAAACATGGCCTCCGGACCATCCCATCTACCTGACCCAGTGAAGACGAGGAGCATTGGCGTCGGGGAAGGGAAGATACGGGATCTGTCGGGTTCGAACGGTGCAGCCGGTCAGCAGATTGCATCGTCTCAGTGCAATTCAGAGGTGGACAGTCGTGTAGAAAAGATACCGGCAGTACTCAAGTCGTGCAGTGGCCCTCAAACTGAGGGTTTTGCTGAGCGGAAAACCAGCTCATCACAATCAGCCAGTAACAAAGATGCACCTCAAGGAGGTCCATTGGATTCAG TCGACAGAGAAATTCAACTGCCTGCTGACTCCTGCAAGTCCTGTCAGCAGGGTGGCTGCGACTCCGAGGTGAAAAGAATGATACAGCTTTTAGAACAACAGACATCATCCGCCGTGAGAG ATGGATCAACACCTTTCGGTGTCCCGCGCAAGGCCATGAAGAAGGAAAACGGCGAGCAAGGCTGCAGCAACACAAGGAAAAACCTGAGGTTCATGAAGGCGGCCAGCGG GTTGAACCCGCCTCACAAGCTGCCTGCCGCTGACAACCCGGACGAGGCTCCTGTGGACGTAACCCCGGCGAGGCGTCTCAGAGGTGTCATCGCCAGCAAGGCAGCCAAAGGGTCTGCAAAATCACAGATCACCAAGCG GTGCAAGTTCAGCGAGAAGATGATGTCGGCTTGCCAGGCCTTGAAGACGCACCTGAGTGACGGCAAGCGCTTACCAAGCAGGGAGCTG CGCGACTGCTTGCAGACGGTCCAGCAGGAGTGGTTCTCCGTGTCCAGCCCCAAGTCGGCTTCGGTCGAGTCCGTGGAGGACTACTTGTCCGGCTTCCGCGTCATCTCGCCCTCGCTGCTGCGACACGTCGCCAACATGGCCGACGGCAACGGCAACACGGCGCTGCACTACAGCGTGTCGCACTCCAACTTCGGCGTGGTCCAGAAGCTGCTGGATGCCG ATGTGTGCGACGccaacaagcaaaacaaagcagGGTACACGCCCATCATGCTGGCCGCGCTCGCCGCCGTGGACCGGGCGGAGGACATGAGCGTGGTGGAGCAGCTCTTCAATAGAGGCCACGTCAACGCCAAAGCCGGCCAG GCCGGTCAGACGGCGCTGATGCTGGCCGTGAGCCACGGCCGCGTGGAGATGGTGCGGGCGCTGCTGGCCCGCGGCGCCGTGGTCAACGCGCAGGACGACGAGGGCTCCACGGCGCTGATGTGCGCCAGCGAGCACGGCCACGCCGCCATGGTGAAGCTGCTGCTGGACCAGCCCGACTGTGACGCCGAGCTGACTGACAGC GATGACAGCACGGCCTTGTCTATTGCCTTGGAGGCGGGACATAATGACATCGCCGTGCTTCTCTACGCGCACGCCAACTTCTCCAAAGGACACTCTGAG gcgcCTCACTGTGGAAGATCGTGA